ggaactccagccataccgagttcatagaatcttcaggtacAATATAACcatgggtcttaatcctatgaagtagctaagttcatataggtggacaagtcctgatcacaacctaggtttgtcaatccttaagatgctagaatacaaatctatcagacttactGGTTCAATATTACGACagcaatcgtactaaattaacataattacgctaacccaaacttctatcatggcaacatacagattaattaagctatcatggtaatatcggaacacattattatacataaaaagtaggaacacatgtttaatacaaaagacaagcgtttcagataaaaaacctgaaaaggctgaagaaatatgCCCGAGATCGCagagactcgccgggatatccttcagaaaataaaagctaagctaactactactactaaaaactaactaaaagcttgaaaatataaagtgaattacaaattgagtgtgtgttgaaatggatggagagagccctttaaatagacttgatttttgctaGCAAAAGGCTGgccggccgtttggcaagccgtttgctaggCCTGTTTGCTTGTTTTTCCCGTTTAAGGTGTCTGTTTGATCAGGCCGTGTGGTAAGCCGTTTGACATACaagcaagccatttggcaggctaTTTGGCTTGCCTGGTTAGCTGAAATTCACTAGATcataacttaatttcttgtctttcactgttttcgctctagaatcttcgttttagctccgttttacttcaATCTTTTTacattgccttcgtaattacttaatctacaaaaccaaccgaaaaatagataatttttctgacaaCGTGTGAAACTTTgttgatttagggcttaatatcgggggtaaaaacgtgactttttggccgatatcaaataccccacgcttagctttgcttgtcctcaagctaaAAAAGCGGGAttataaggttctttctaatagattctttcTTGCCCACTCGTGGatccttttattatgccttcatcagaagtcgtcacatctttcgaaagtattagaaaaatttTCGAACTTTGATGATTTTGGtctctagatttcaattgcgtccatagtgaaaaaggcgtactttccaactctcggatgtagagtatagatgaccaggctcctcactagcggatcactcatatcactcaagtattTAGAGTGCCCTAATCTAATTGTATTGTCTCTCAGAACACTACAAGAAAACTGCGTTCTTAGGACCCCCATAAGGGTCCTGAAAGGCCTATTCTTAGGACCCTTTGCCTGATAGGACCCCCAAAATGCACGATCTAACAACAGCGGTCGTATTAACCGAAAATGGTCCTAATGCTTATAGGACCTTTTATTTGAGTCCTATAAACAACATAGAAAGGGTCCTAAGAATGGGCCTTTTAGGACACTTTATAATATTTTGAGACACACAAAAGGGTCCTATGACACCTAAATTTGTATGTTAGATCATATTAGGACCccaaaaaagtgtactaatataatGAGAAACTATGTTAGTAACAATAAAAGCGTCCTAAAATAATTGTAAATTATGTAAGTACCCAAAAAAGGGtcctattataaaaatatagtagtttagtaccacaaaaaagggttCTAATATACATTTAGTAGTTTAGTACcacaaaaagggtcctaatatatataaaaattatgtaaGTACCCAAAAAAGGGtcctattataaaaatatagtagtttagtaccacaaaaaagggtcctaatataactATATGTTAACTTAGTACCACAAAAAAGCGTCGTAACAAGTCATATGAGTTTCGAATATCCGGTTCGGGTATTCGGGTCCATTTcagattttgggccaggttatagTAATTGGGCCTTTCCAGGCCAGTTCAGATAATTGGGCCTTTTGGGCCAGGTTATGGTAATTGGGCCTTTCCAGGCCAGTTTAGATAATTAGGCCTTTCCAGGCCAGTTCAAATATTTGGGCCTTTTGGGCTAGGTTATGTTAATTGGGCCTTTCCAGGCCAGTTCAGATAATTAGGCTTTTTGGGCCAAGTTATGGTAATTGGGCCTTTGCAAGCCAGTTCAGATAATTGGGCCTTTTCTCCCCAGTTATGCTAATTGGGCTTGTCACCACATTTAAGCTTACTGGGCCTTTCGGGCCTGCTTCAACTATTTAGGCCTTTTGGGCCCTGTTAGGATCCAGTTTTCTTTTGATTGCATCAATTTATTATTCATTGCAATTACaataattttaaatttttaaattacaaaacaaatattaaatataaattataatattgatCACTACATGATTACATTTACAGTAAGTTATATTGtttcaataataataaaatcacGACAGGATAAATCATTGTTTCAAACACACCAACACATACATCGTATCAACAAATTGTTTCAAACACAAACATTCATTAATAAACCGGCCCACATTAACAAACACAAAAACTCTTCAACCCTTCACCATCCAATCTTGATCAATCCTTACGTACCAACTACAAATTAAATCATCTATGTATAAGCATAAAGGTGCACATTATAAAAATTAAtcttaattattacaaatttaacaAGGACATACCTCGATTAACTTAGCAGGCCAAGCAATAGATGTACCAGTGACGTCATgaattcatttcaaataatcatatgGCCTAAACAAAGCTTCATCTTTTTTAATGGCCACCTGAACATGGACCTCACACCAACCACGTCCAAGTTCTGTTCCATTAAGAACCGTATTTGGATCAACGCTCCTCAACCTTCCTATTGCTACGTTCTCAAAGTTTGTAAGGTTTTTTTTACATAAACTTCCTTATCGACCTAAAATTTAGTTGTCAAAAAAACATTTATGAACGCTAAAAGGGTAGAAAAAACAGTAAGCTATTAAATTGAAACATACCCATAAACGGTGATCACCCGAACCATTAGCATGAACACGCGAACCATCATTCTGAGCACCCGAACCATTGTTCTTCTCGGCTTTTAACCTTGCATTTTCTTCTTCAAGTTATGCATTTCTAGACATCAGCTGAGCATTTACTTTGCTAACAGCTAATCGACTAGGTCCTGTACCCCATAAATGATTGGCGCGAACACCAAGTCCGTACATTTCTGCAGTACCATTTTTAGCTTTACTCATTACCGTGGCAAAAACATTATCTGGTCCAGGTGCATCAGTTGCACCATCACCGAGTTTCTCGGTTAGGTCTTTCATTTGTTCCTGCATAAAAGAGATAGTAAATCATTGATATTTGATTCAATAATATGACCAGTATATATACAGGAGATGGCATCGATATACATGGAAAATTGCCAACTAATTTGTGAGCTATACAAAGGATAACTATCATATTATAATTCTACTCTGATATTCGATATATGCAATGCCCAATCAGAGTATAGCCCAATCACAGTATATGCAATGCTTACCCTTGTAACTAATTAAATTAAAGATATGGTTGATAGATATTTTCTTTTATCTCTGACCTAAAAGTATACTTCAAATGAAATAAAAACCTCACAAGTGGTTTATGGtgattaacatatatataaatatacatctacTGATATCATGTGTAGGATATATTTGATCTACTTTTGTAAAATTACTTACAAAGACACGAGCAGCTGCACCTTCACCGCTTTTGTAACATTCCTTAAACATATCCACCCTAGTTGGCTCTCTTCCCAGCTTCACCTACAATGAGTAAAACCGAGGTAACTATTAACGGTGTATATTCAAAAGCTATACGTACTATATAAATAATTCCCCCATGATATATTACCTTCATTTCTTCACGAATTCTTGCAAAACTTTTTTTCCCCGTCATTTGTGACAACTTCTTTTTAGCCCTATTGGCTTTGTTTTTTTCGGTCATCTCCTGAACAAGAAAAGAGTGGTCAGTATTCGAGGAGATCAAATCACGAGGGTTAGTCTATGTTGAGTccgcaaaataattaaggatttaattatgataaaactgtaatttatttgcactaaagtgttatgtgcagtcagcacaagtttgttcatgtatagacagcagatattgttgtgtcgagtgtttagtttgctgctcagtctaccagcacaaggtagacagtgttcttcaatcagcacaggatgtgtactcagcaaatcaataacatgaagtggctcagcaatgaagaaccagcacagttggaatgcagctcactacacgagacagctatgctccattaaaaGCATAGtcatttcccgagtggtctacatcaatggtactattcaacagaagtcaaagacaaagttgaacagaaaaggacacgcgtcggcggctgacaagtgaccttacaagaccacgtgggaatgcagaaggttaacgcatgtgcagacatgggttatactttgtcatcacctagggaaaacaacattctatttgtttaatcaaatagtggtgccaaaccgaattggggtgttcctgcaaatagctaccaaagaggaaagaagagagcatgctctctgatatagttatctccacaagtacagacatcctatgtaccagtggacaatagaaccattacacggttaataggactactataaattgttatatccactattgtaacaactagtggtgtgggtttatttttatagagtcaaaacgtgtaatagttgttagtttacctcttagctataatctaggtaatctgtatcaaccaactatcattccgccaaggatagttgtgattatttgtgattcaatcaataaagaataactgttgaaaattacctgtgactctatttatttgcatgtttgaatactaatcgagtttactgttaagttatcttaaaagaaattgtattcacccccctctacaatactcctgttgttatcaagggaccaacaactggtatcagagcttcagtcttgataattaatatcttggatctgaattctctcatggctgcatattctaatacagcttaccttgaaaatggctcatccaatagaccacccaaatttgatgaagatgagtatgaaacttggaaggcaagattcatgcttcaccattgagtctattgacccactcatgccaggtatcgccacagatggtccatttgtgcctactgagactattggtagtgcagcAGCTACAGTTGACACTCCTGATGTtcctgttcctggcagagaggttattctcactccttctagatgggatgctgaggataaatgtcgtgttggacttgaccctaagatcagaaccttgttagccataactttgcctaacccactgttcaaactgattaagggaaaagaaaatgccaagcttatgttggactatctagatgttacctatgagggtatgggagaagttaggcagaacagaatgattgctttaaaacgtgaatatgaaatgttctttcctacaagaacgaaacccttaagcaaaccttcattaggtttaactccttgattgctgacctgatcactttgaatgtcacctataatgagtttgaacaagttaacaaattcatagattcactgtctactaaatggaaatctgttactgaccccttaagaaccactcagaccctaaagaactttaacatgtcttttctctacagttcactttggaaccatgagaaggcagaggctaaatttgaacttaacttgaaagaaaactttaggtttacccccaccacttcaaaaacttctaagacagatgatactgctcttattgttgcttctaaaaagaaagctcaaaaggctttactggttcaaaagatgctggcagaagaagagtcagctgggagtgatgtggatagtggtactgggtctgaagaaagcagtgatgatgaaagtgatgcagaaggatttgctgaaggtatggctttgctggctaggcagttcaaaaggttcaatcgtaatagaaccagcaagtcatacaaagggagtaagaaaccgagtgctaggtatagcagcaagtcagtcaagggtcctaaatctgagtgttataattgtaggaaggttggacattttgctgctgaatgcatgtccaagaaaccttcaacttcacatgctaactctttctcaaaagctgacaagtacaagaataagtacaaagctatgaaagctcggatgaaggaaagtgctaagactgataagaagggtaaaaagccagaaaaggttctagttgctgagcatcatgattgggatgaaaccagctcgtcgtctttctctgatagtgatactgatgatgatggtgctggttatgctccagaaaaaagctgtgtttaatagccaaggaggtcaaggagtctgatgaggatgatagtggtagcaagtttttggctgatatgagggaagctgatcagaaaagagattctcctcaatggaaaattgaattgatgtataaggttgataattttcgaactt
This window of the Rutidosis leptorrhynchoides isolate AG116_Rl617_1_P2 chromosome 7, CSIRO_AGI_Rlap_v1, whole genome shotgun sequence genome carries:
- the LOC139859979 gene encoding uncharacterized protein, whose translation is MQKSHVRLPITVNEHGQPIGANSSQFTHFLGHLSQSYQYCPIYRPWNKVKPEKKDKLLKFLRTKFDIPPTANSWILQSNGRKMKNWRARVKECFFDTSKPMEELLKSPPLQLTKRHWRRLLEYWTRDNVMEMTEKNKANRAKKKLSQMTGKKSFARIREEMKVKLGREPTRVDMFKECYKSGEGAAARVFEQMKDLTEKLGDGATDAPGPDNVFATVMSKAKNGTAEMYGLGVRANHLWGTGPSRLAVSKVNAQLMSRNA